Proteins found in one Synechococcales cyanobacterium CNB genomic segment:
- the truB gene encoding tRNA pseudouridine(55) synthase TruB, with the protein MNALHPHSSPAGLLVIDKPRGPTSTSVCRLVKARLRRGGAPRTVKVGHGGTLDPLASGVLVVLVGRAATRLCDTIMAGEKRYTARVDLSHRSTTDDGEGELTEISVLRPPTREEIEAACARFVGSIMQTPPAHSAMMVGGRRAYDFARRGEDPGLRARPVTIRSIDVVEYDWPRLVIDVRCGKGVYIRSLARDIGVALGPGAMLADLRRTAVGEYTIDRATPLDALPEAIGQDDLIPVPPLS; encoded by the coding sequence GTGAACGCCTTACACCCTCATTCTTCACCCGCCGGCCTGCTGGTGATCGACAAGCCGCGCGGTCCGACTTCGACCTCGGTTTGTCGGCTGGTAAAGGCTCGCCTGCGTCGCGGGGGAGCGCCCCGGACAGTCAAGGTCGGGCACGGCGGCACGCTCGACCCGCTCGCCTCGGGCGTGCTGGTCGTGCTGGTGGGACGGGCAGCCACGCGGCTCTGCGACACGATCATGGCAGGAGAAAAGCGATACACCGCCCGCGTCGATCTCTCGCACCGATCGACCACCGACGACGGCGAGGGCGAACTGACCGAGATCAGCGTACTACGGCCGCCGACGCGAGAGGAGATCGAGGCTGCATGCGCCCGATTCGTCGGGAGCATCATGCAGACCCCACCCGCGCACTCCGCGATGATGGTGGGGGGGCGGCGTGCCTACGACTTCGCCCGGCGCGGCGAGGACCCCGGCCTGCGGGCACGACCCGTTACGATCCGCTCCATCGACGTCGTCGAGTATGACTGGCCGCGGCTCGTCATCGACGTCCGCTGCGGCAAGGGGGTCTACATCCGCAGCCTCGCCCGCGACATCGGCGTCGCTCTCGGTCCTGGCGCGATGCTCGCCGACCTGCGGCGCACGGCGGTGGGGGAGTACACGATCGACCGTGCCACGCCGCTCGACGCGCTCCCTGAGGCGATCGGGCAGGACGACCTCATCCCGGTTCCGCCGCTGTCCTGA
- a CDS encoding phospholipid carrier-dependent glycosyltransferase, with amino-acid sequence MRIGSGVIWRRRARGSVGGLALVALCLTVYLPGITRIPPVDRDESRFAQASRQMFESRALPPAEREDELHEGGLAIPRVQGRDRLNKPPLIYWLQAASAAALTGGEPGRDAIWMYRVPSFIAAMVTVLATWRLGVSMFDPRAAWLGAALLAVCPVFVWEAHQARADHVMVACTALSMWGLWRTWRESTRSTEPGATSLLHSVIRTLFLWLPLALGILTKGPITPLVVGLAAIALSLVSRRWRWLRATRPLLGFLVVGLVVVPWLLAVASHVGLEHYWSVVYDEVFVRAGSAKEGHWGPPGYHLVLLIVLFWPGSLLTAAAFRRALRRGLRVDDTNVARPHSPLRRAWRAITNARPARPAECFLIAWIVPAWIVFELSLTKLPHYTMPLYPAIALLTGRGVLAAASGSLVLPRSQRLGTALWIGLSALLAVGSPIGLFALGVRHSPWILALGVPWLASLVALAVFARRAFAPDRVLATQLAGVIAAAALWAFTFQALLPGAKRLFLTELLAERLAEIDPEGARPLAAVGYHEDSLVFRSRATVLLIDEQQQGEYWRTHPEGLLIVPKERVLRSHVVLAEVEGFNYSKGRWRALAIVRPFWLGIESGEGEP; translated from the coding sequence ATGCGGATCGGTTCGGGCGTCATCTGGCGTCGGCGTGCTCGTGGCTCGGTCGGCGGGCTGGCGCTTGTGGCGCTCTGCCTCACAGTCTATCTGCCAGGCATCACGCGCATCCCGCCGGTCGATCGGGATGAATCCCGCTTCGCCCAGGCAAGCCGCCAGATGTTCGAAAGCCGGGCGCTCCCTCCGGCCGAGCGAGAAGACGAACTCCACGAGGGTGGTCTCGCGATCCCGCGTGTGCAGGGGCGTGATCGCCTGAATAAGCCGCCGCTGATTTACTGGCTGCAGGCCGCGAGCGCGGCTGCGCTCACCGGAGGGGAGCCGGGCCGCGATGCCATCTGGATGTACCGCGTACCTTCGTTCATCGCCGCGATGGTCACCGTGCTGGCGACGTGGCGGCTCGGTGTTTCGATGTTCGACCCGCGGGCCGCGTGGCTGGGTGCTGCCTTGCTTGCGGTCTGCCCGGTCTTCGTCTGGGAAGCTCACCAGGCCCGCGCGGACCACGTCATGGTCGCCTGTACCGCGCTCTCGATGTGGGGACTGTGGCGAACCTGGCGTGAGAGTACGCGTTCGACGGAACCCGGCGCGACGTCACTCCTTCACTCGGTCATTCGAACACTTTTCCTCTGGCTCCCCCTTGCCCTGGGCATCCTGACGAAAGGCCCCATCACGCCGCTGGTCGTCGGCCTCGCAGCGATTGCGCTTTCGCTCGTCTCGCGCCGATGGCGCTGGCTCCGCGCCACGCGGCCGCTTCTCGGATTCCTCGTCGTCGGGTTGGTCGTTGTGCCGTGGCTTCTCGCTGTTGCGAGTCACGTGGGCCTCGAACACTATTGGTCGGTGGTTTACGACGAGGTCTTCGTTCGCGCAGGGAGCGCGAAGGAGGGGCACTGGGGGCCGCCGGGCTATCACCTCGTGCTGCTCATCGTCCTCTTCTGGCCCGGGTCGCTGCTGACGGCGGCCGCTTTCAGGCGCGCGTTACGACGTGGCTTGCGAGTCGATGACACGAACGTAGCGCGGCCACACTCGCCGCTTCGACGGGCCTGGCGGGCGATAACGAACGCTCGTCCGGCTCGCCCGGCCGAGTGTTTTCTGATCGCGTGGATCGTTCCCGCGTGGATCGTGTTCGAACTCAGTCTCACAAAACTCCCGCACTACACCATGCCCCTCTATCCGGCGATCGCGCTCCTCACCGGGCGCGGTGTGCTGGCGGCGGCATCCGGTTCGCTCGTGCTGCCACGATCGCAACGCCTGGGCACTGCGTTGTGGATCGGACTGTCGGCCTTGCTCGCGGTCGGGAGCCCGATCGGCTTGTTCGCCCTCGGCGTCCGTCACTCGCCGTGGATTCTTGCACTCGGAGTTCCGTGGCTTGCGTCGCTCGTGGCGCTTGCAGTGTTCGCACGCCGTGCGTTCGCACCCGATCGCGTACTCGCTACTCAACTTGCAGGGGTAATCGCTGCTGCGGCCCTTTGGGCGTTCACGTTCCAGGCCCTGCTCCCGGGCGCGAAGCGGCTGTTCCTCACCGAACTGCTCGCGGAGCGGCTCGCCGAGATCGACCCGGAAGGCGCCCGTCCGCTCGCCGCCGTCGGCTATCACGAGGACAGCCTCGTCTTTCGCTCCCGCGCCACGGTTCTGCTGATCGACGAGCAACAACAGGGCGAGTACTGGCGCACGCACCCCGAAGGCCTGCTCATCGTTCCCAAGGAGCGCGTCCTCAGGTCGCACGTCGTGCTCGCCGAGGTCGAAGGGTTCAACTACTCGAAGGGTCGCTGGCGGGCGCTTGCCATCGTGAGGCCGTTCTGGCTCGGCATCGAATCCGGCGAGGGTGAGCCGTGA
- a CDS encoding phosphatase PAP2 family protein, translating to MTPEPIRIASDYNRGLPLPVRLVHVAFAILSSLVAPVLRWADDHRRRDWASPLLWGTVAVAVLLPIDVWIMSRVTADGSRGSLPLGGDLRRELEALQQFGQGASIILIAAAIWLLDPARRRRLLDWLAAIVVAGIACVAAKALFGRTRPSLDEAGTFIGPFGAYPFAQGEPFLRSWQVWRSEASRLWSMPSSHTTYAVVASVFLSAMYPRLRALVWTLAFVVAFARVALGAHYPADVAAGWAVGLAAARPAVRRGWGVRAIDWAWRKAVDPNASPAWKPEDSCTTRADRRS from the coding sequence ATGACGCCCGAACCGATCCGCATCGCCAGCGACTATAACCGTGGACTGCCGCTCCCGGTGCGCCTTGTGCACGTGGCATTCGCGATCTTGTCGTCTCTCGTTGCGCCCGTGTTGCGCTGGGCAGACGATCACAGGAGGCGCGATTGGGCTTCGCCGCTCCTGTGGGGGACGGTTGCGGTCGCTGTCCTGCTGCCGATCGATGTCTGGATCATGTCTCGCGTGACCGCCGACGGGAGTCGCGGCTCCCTTCCGCTGGGCGGCGATCTCCGGCGCGAACTCGAAGCCCTCCAGCAGTTCGGCCAAGGGGCCTCGATCATCCTCATCGCCGCGGCGATCTGGTTGCTTGACCCGGCACGGCGCCGGCGCCTGCTCGACTGGCTCGCCGCGATCGTCGTCGCGGGCATCGCGTGCGTCGCTGCCAAAGCCCTCTTCGGTCGCACGAGGCCTTCGCTCGACGAAGCCGGCACGTTCATCGGCCCGTTCGGGGCCTACCCGTTCGCGCAAGGTGAGCCGTTCCTGCGGTCGTGGCAGGTCTGGAGGAGCGAGGCGTCGCGGCTCTGGTCCATGCCCTCCAGCCACACGACCTACGCGGTCGTCGCGTCCGTGTTTCTCTCTGCCATGTACCCGCGGCTGCGCGCGCTCGTGTGGACATTGGCGTTTGTTGTCGCCTTCGCACGAGTCGCTCTGGGCGCCCACTACCCCGCGGACGTGGCGGCCGGATGGGCTGTCGGACTCGCGGCGGCGAGACCGGCCGTCCGGCGCGGCTGGGGTGTCAGGGCGATCGACTGGGCATGGCGAAAGGCCGTCGATCCGAACGCCTCGCCCGCCTGGAAGCCCGAAGACTCCTGCACCACACGCGCCGATCGCCGATCCTGA
- a CDS encoding PA0069 family radical SAM protein, whose translation MDAHEYDGALSIGKVRGRGSGVNPGGRFEPVRLHVLGETLDEVLRDHPEGVQTPTRVYRDNARTIINRVDSPDLPFHWTVNPYRGCEHGCVYCYARPTHETFGLSCGLDFETRLFAKLDAPDLLRREMGKPSWRGEPIMLAGITDVYQPVERRLLITRRCLEVIAECRQPVSIVTKGALIVRDVDLLSSLARHGAVQVLVSVTTLDHDLARTMEPRAASPRARLDAVRDLSRAGVPVGVMVAPIIPGLNDAEIPAILEAARDAGARTAAYTMLRLPYQVKAVFLDWLRREHPLRADRVEAEIRRMRDGELNDSRFGKRFRGEGERAEQIGSLFKVFKARLGLDRRRMPISSDAFRRPRQPGELMLFGDDSA comes from the coding sequence ATGGACGCGCATGAGTACGACGGGGCGTTGTCGATCGGGAAAGTCCGAGGGCGCGGGTCGGGCGTGAATCCCGGAGGGCGATTTGAGCCTGTCCGTCTGCACGTCCTCGGCGAGACGCTCGACGAGGTGCTGCGCGACCATCCAGAAGGTGTTCAGACGCCCACGCGCGTGTACCGAGACAACGCAAGAACGATCATCAACCGTGTGGATAGCCCGGACCTCCCGTTCCACTGGACGGTCAATCCGTACCGCGGCTGCGAGCACGGTTGCGTCTACTGCTACGCACGCCCGACGCACGAGACCTTCGGCCTGTCCTGCGGGCTGGACTTCGAGACGCGCCTGTTCGCCAAGCTCGACGCGCCGGACCTCCTGCGGCGGGAAATGGGCAAACCGTCGTGGCGGGGCGAGCCGATCATGCTGGCCGGCATCACCGATGTCTATCAGCCTGTCGAGCGCCGTCTGCTGATCACTCGGCGGTGCCTCGAAGTCATTGCCGAGTGCCGCCAGCCTGTGTCCATCGTCACCAAGGGCGCGCTGATCGTGCGCGACGTGGACCTGCTCTCTTCGCTCGCGCGGCACGGAGCGGTGCAGGTGCTTGTGAGCGTGACAACGCTCGACCACGACCTTGCCCGCACGATGGAACCTCGGGCGGCGTCTCCGCGTGCCAGGCTGGATGCCGTTCGCGACCTGTCGCGTGCCGGCGTGCCGGTCGGAGTCATGGTCGCCCCGATTATCCCAGGCCTGAATGATGCGGAGATTCCCGCGATCCTTGAAGCCGCGCGCGACGCCGGCGCACGCACGGCCGCGTACACGATGCTCCGCCTGCCCTACCAGGTCAAGGCCGTGTTCCTGGACTGGCTTCGGCGTGAGCACCCGCTTCGCGCCGACCGAGTGGAAGCGGAGATACGCAGGATGCGCGACGGCGAGCTGAATGATTCCCGCTTCGGAAAGCGATTCAGGGGCGAGGGCGAGCGTGCCGAGCAGATCGGCAGCCTGTTCAAGGTCTTCAAAGCGCGCCTCGGACTCGACAGGCGTCGGATGCCTATCTCATCGGACGCTTTCCGCAGGCCGAGGCAGCCGGGCGAACTCATGCTGTTCGGCGATGACTCGGCCTGA
- a CDS encoding N-acetyltransferase family protein, whose amino-acid sequence MASGLTVRPAEERDVASMLDITCREIREGVAHFGTRAPTIDEALAEYGARGVYPWFAADLEGSGVVGFAKAGQWKSREAYHWTAEIGVYVRPEHHGVGIGRSLYAALFPAMVQAGLRTIIAGIALPNPASVRLHEAFGMRHAGTIPRAGYKHGRWLDVGYWVRHLGEGDPGSVNPTTVATTARD is encoded by the coding sequence ATGGCATCTGGATTGACCGTTCGCCCTGCCGAGGAACGCGACGTCGCATCCATGCTCGACATCACCTGCCGCGAGATCAGGGAGGGCGTCGCTCACTTCGGAACTCGGGCGCCGACCATCGACGAAGCCTTGGCTGAATACGGCGCGCGCGGCGTCTATCCGTGGTTCGCGGCCGACCTGGAGGGCAGCGGTGTTGTGGGGTTCGCGAAGGCGGGTCAGTGGAAGTCGCGCGAAGCGTACCACTGGACGGCAGAGATCGGCGTCTATGTCCGTCCGGAGCATCATGGGGTGGGCATCGGCCGCTCTCTGTACGCCGCGCTCTTCCCGGCGATGGTGCAGGCGGGACTTCGCACCATCATCGCCGGCATCGCGCTCCCCAACCCGGCGAGCGTGCGACTGCACGAGGCCTTCGGCATGAGGCACGCCGGCACCATTCCCCGTGCGGGATACAAGCACGGCCGCTGGCTCGACGTCGGCTACTGGGTGCGGCATCTCGGCGAAGGCGACCCGGGGTCGGTCAACCCCACCACCGTCGCGACCACAGCGCGAGATTGA
- the asnB gene encoding asparagine synthase (glutamine-hydrolyzing) — translation MCGVAGICRTVEHERSIAHRPEGEWGRAARAVVERMTASLAHRGPDGEGVFVGRGVVLGHRRLAVIDPSPSGRQPMTTPDGRFTIVYNGMLYNDAEIRAARACAGVKYRSSCDTETALHHLAINGPPGLGLMRGMYALVLHDDREETLLLARDPLGIKPLYWARVETPRGPEILFASEIPALFEHPGLRPEPDLVAVSAYLTTIRTTLGERTLFKDVRVLPPGRWVRFDLRTPDLRARVGTVETPVFAGRATADDLRGAVEDSVRSHLRSDVPLCCLLSGGLDSSIVASIARRETKRLRTWCAGARDEPPIDGVPQSDDFRFACEVAATIGSDHSEAQVTRTLFAERWRSLVQRTGMPLSTPNEVAINEVARSLRAGGCTVTLSGEGADELLAGYDYPMLAAAEHVARGNADPGMFQLASAAWIPPHAKALLINPEVWRAVEGDAALVKHYRAEYAAAADRADGPLRAHLRFHRRVNLTGLLQRLDSATMLESVESRTPFADVRVAAVAEAVPMRELFDATIAPPNPRTKIALRRAFSGTLPKPVLDRPKASFPLPFQRWVADLTAELEASGFLASLVNPAALAAVRAEPSSHWHAAWPLVNLALWSRRWWG, via the coding sequence ATGTGCGGGGTCGCCGGCATTTGCCGGACAGTGGAGCATGAACGGTCGATCGCGCATCGCCCCGAGGGCGAGTGGGGGAGAGCAGCGCGCGCGGTGGTCGAACGCATGACAGCGAGCCTGGCGCACCGCGGGCCGGACGGGGAGGGTGTGTTCGTCGGTCGCGGCGTCGTTCTGGGGCACCGTCGGCTTGCCGTGATCGACCCGTCGCCGTCCGGCCGGCAGCCGATGACGACTCCAGACGGCCGGTTCACGATCGTCTACAACGGGATGCTCTACAACGACGCGGAGATTCGTGCCGCACGAGCGTGCGCGGGCGTTAAGTATCGATCGTCGTGCGATACCGAGACGGCGCTGCACCATCTTGCCATCAACGGGCCACCCGGCCTCGGGTTGATGCGAGGCATGTATGCACTGGTGTTGCATGACGACCGTGAAGAGACGCTCCTGCTGGCCCGTGACCCGTTGGGCATCAAGCCGCTCTACTGGGCGCGGGTCGAGACGCCCCGCGGCCCTGAAATCCTGTTTGCAAGCGAGATCCCCGCTCTGTTCGAGCATCCTGGGCTTCGGCCCGAGCCGGACCTCGTCGCGGTCAGCGCCTACCTGACGACGATCCGCACGACGCTGGGCGAGCGCACGTTGTTCAAGGACGTTCGTGTGCTGCCGCCCGGCCGCTGGGTGCGGTTCGATCTTCGCACGCCCGACCTGCGGGCGAGGGTCGGAACCGTTGAAACGCCGGTGTTCGCGGGTCGTGCGACAGCGGATGACCTTCGGGGTGCGGTCGAGGACTCGGTGCGATCGCACCTGCGGTCCGACGTGCCGCTCTGCTGCCTGCTCAGCGGTGGGCTGGACAGTTCGATCGTGGCGTCGATCGCCCGGCGGGAAACGAAACGCCTGCGGACATGGTGCGCGGGAGCGAGAGACGAACCGCCGATCGACGGCGTGCCGCAATCGGACGATTTCCGGTTCGCGTGCGAGGTCGCCGCCACGATCGGCAGCGATCACAGCGAGGCACAGGTCACACGCACGCTCTTCGCTGAACGATGGCGATCGCTCGTGCAGCGCACCGGCATGCCTCTGAGCACACCGAATGAGGTGGCGATCAACGAAGTTGCTCGCTCGCTCCGAGCAGGAGGTTGCACCGTGACACTCTCCGGGGAGGGCGCTGACGAGCTGCTGGCGGGCTACGACTACCCGATGCTCGCCGCGGCTGAGCACGTCGCTCGTGGGAACGCCGACCCGGGGATGTTTCAACTCGCTAGCGCCGCCTGGATTCCGCCGCACGCGAAGGCATTGCTGATCAACCCGGAGGTCTGGCGGGCGGTCGAGGGCGACGCCGCGCTCGTCAAGCACTACCGCGCCGAGTACGCAGCGGCGGCAGATCGGGCTGATGGGCCGTTGCGAGCACACCTGCGCTTCCATCGCAGAGTAAACCTGACTGGTCTGCTCCAGCGTCTCGACTCCGCAACCATGCTCGAAAGTGTCGAGAGCCGGACGCCCTTTGCGGATGTTCGCGTCGCCGCAGTGGCGGAGGCCGTGCCGATGCGCGAACTCTTCGACGCAACCATCGCCCCTCCAAATCCACGAACAAAGATCGCGTTGCGGCGTGCGTTCTCCGGCACGCTTCCGAAGCCCGTGCTCGACCGCCCCAAGGCAAGTTTTCCGCTGCCATTCCAACGGTGGGTCGCTGACCTCACGGCGGAACTGGAAGCGAGCGGCTTCCTCGCCTCGCTCGTGAATCCCGCCGCACTCGCCGCCGTCCGCGCCGAACCATCGAGTCACTGGCACGCTGCCTGGCCGCTCGTCAATCTCGCGCTGTGGTCGCGACGGTGGTGGGGTTGA
- a CDS encoding tetratricopeptide repeat protein, with protein sequence MLERPDAPMQSATSQDSPSARKGNLDLDVSRRPPHNPTGTSGNPDHRPTFARDRPLVLQVQPPMVGHRLGQERDDRRGIDPRCQAECQQRSVFVGRIRPRLGRFHQPVEVAAAVGQGVFEHDRSWHRGWYCHGEGRGGYHACLSGKERPMRTYGPVTIVVLALAGLSGLWGCGARPLSMVRADANAHYFNGRYEQALPYNREYVDRKPSDAQGQYELGRTLLALNRPGDARQHLTVAYDLDPQNETYVEALAESMLRSGDSESLYAFLRRRVSERGRVEDHLRLGRFAHRLGNADEAHRAYLNAAEVDGGRTVEPQRTLAEFYRAIGDDDREVERLRMVLFFEPDNPQAGARLRELGYVPGPSFALPPR encoded by the coding sequence TTGCTCGAACGCCCAGATGCCCCCATGCAATCGGCGACCTCGCAAGACTCGCCGTCGGCCCGAAAAGGCAACCTCGACCTCGATGTCAGCCGGCGACCTCCGCACAATCCGACAGGAACCAGCGGCAACCCGGACCACCGTCCCACGTTCGCCCGAGATCGCCCCCTCGTGCTGCAGGTACAACCGCCGATGGTCGGGCATCGCCTCGGCCAAGAACGAGACGATCGAAGGGGCATCGACCCTCGCTGCCAGGCGGAATGCCAGCAGCGATCGGTCTTCGTCGGTCGCATCCGGCCCCGGCTCGGCCGGTTCCATCAGCCAGTCGAAGTGGCGGCTGCCGTCGGGCAGGGTGTGTTCGAGCACGACCGTTCTTGGCACCGGGGATGGTACTGCCACGGCGAAGGCCGAGGCGGGTACCATGCCTGCCTGTCGGGCAAGGAGCGACCCATGCGGACATACGGGCCTGTCACGATCGTCGTTCTCGCACTCGCCGGCCTTTCCGGGCTGTGGGGCTGCGGCGCACGCCCGCTCAGCATGGTCCGAGCGGATGCCAACGCCCACTACTTCAATGGTCGCTACGAGCAGGCTCTGCCCTACAACCGCGAGTACGTGGACCGCAAGCCCTCGGATGCCCAGGGACAGTACGAACTCGGTCGCACCCTGCTCGCCCTGAACCGCCCGGGCGACGCGCGCCAGCACCTGACGGTCGCCTACGACCTCGACCCGCAGAACGAGACCTACGTCGAAGCCCTCGCCGAGTCGATGCTCCGATCGGGCGATTCCGAGTCCCTCTACGCCTTCCTGCGGAGGCGGGTAAGCGAACGGGGTCGTGTCGAGGATCATCTTCGACTCGGCCGATTCGCCCATCGCCTCGGCAATGCGGACGAGGCTCACCGGGCCTACCTCAACGCTGCCGAGGTCGATGGCGGCCGCACGGTCGAACCGCAGCGAACGCTCGCCGAGTTCTACCGAGCGATCGGCGACGACGACCGGGAGGTCGAGCGGCTGCGCATGGTGCTGTTCTTCGAGCCGGACAATCCCCAGGCAGGGGCAAGACTGCGGGAACTGGGCTATGTCCCCGGACCGAGTTTCGCCCTTCCGCCTCGCTGA
- a CDS encoding metalloregulator ArsR/SmtB family transcription factor codes for MKRTAPAIPATAMLAALSEPVRVRIVRLLEAEELSVGEVASVVQLPQSTVSRHLKVLAEAGWLARRAAGTATCYRVVLDDLQPFARAVWVAMRDETAGTADIEEDNRRLAAVLAERPTDSQAFFGRIAGEWDNLRRELFGDRFTPLALLSLLPREWTIADLGCGTANAAEWLAPRVGRVVAVDRSEAMLDAARKRLGKAKNVQFKAGDLERLPLAAASVDACVCVLVLHHLPEPETALREMARVLRTDRRGGAALIVDMVEHGRTEYRHTMGHAHLGFSASRVREMYCGAGFEDVRVEPLAAESTARGPGLFAAVGWKKGQE; via the coding sequence ATGAAACGAACCGCCCCGGCCATCCCCGCGACCGCCATGCTGGCCGCCCTCAGCGAGCCGGTCCGGGTCCGGATCGTTCGCCTGCTCGAAGCGGAAGAGTTGTCGGTCGGCGAGGTGGCAAGCGTCGTGCAGTTGCCGCAATCGACCGTGAGCAGACACCTGAAGGTGCTTGCGGAAGCGGGGTGGCTGGCGCGGCGTGCGGCCGGGACCGCGACCTGCTACCGCGTCGTGCTGGACGATCTTCAGCCGTTCGCGCGGGCGGTGTGGGTGGCAATGCGCGACGAGACCGCCGGCACCGCCGATATCGAGGAAGACAACCGGCGCCTCGCCGCCGTGCTCGCGGAGCGCCCCACCGATAGCCAGGCGTTCTTCGGCCGGATCGCGGGAGAGTGGGACAACCTCCGCCGCGAACTCTTCGGCGATCGCTTCACGCCGCTGGCCCTGCTTTCGCTGCTGCCCCGCGAGTGGACGATCGCCGATCTCGGATGCGGCACGGCAAACGCCGCGGAGTGGCTCGCACCGCGAGTCGGGCGTGTCGTCGCCGTCGATCGATCGGAAGCGATGCTCGACGCCGCACGCAAGCGGCTCGGCAAGGCAAAGAACGTGCAGTTCAAGGCCGGCGACCTGGAACGGCTGCCGCTCGCCGCCGCCAGCGTCGATGCGTGCGTGTGCGTGCTCGTGCTGCACCACCTGCCGGAGCCTGAGACCGCCCTGCGAGAGATGGCGCGCGTGCTGCGGACGGATCGGCGCGGCGGCGCCGCGCTCATCGTGGACATGGTCGAGCACGGACGGACCGAGTACCGCCACACGATGGGCCACGCTCACCTCGGATTCTCGGCGTCGCGAGTGCGGGAGATGTACTGCGGCGCGGGCTTCGAGGACGTGCGGGTCGAGCCGTTGGCCGCCGAGTCAACCGCGAGAGGCCCCGGATTGTTCGCCGCCGTGGGATGGAAGAAGGGTCAGGAGTGA
- a CDS encoding adenosylhomocysteinase, with protein MTTRSATTTTGNTGLEFRVRDLALAELGRKEITLAEHEMPGLMSVRREHAATKPLKGFRVAGSLHMTVQTAVLIETLVELGADVRWASCNVFSTQDPAAAAVVVGRDGTPGDPRGVPVFAWKGETLEEYWWCTKQALTWPDGRGPTLIVDDGGDATLLIHKGVEFEKAGRVPDYNEARDPEEWKWVLHTIRETIRETSGWFTRVAAEIRGVSEETTTGVHRLYEMSRADTLLFPAINVNDSVTKSKFDNIYGCRHSLLDGLNRATDVMLSGKVAVVCGYGEVGKGCCQALKGQGCRVIVTEIDPICALQAAMEGYEVKRIEDVVEFADVFVTATGNKDVITVDHMKRMKNKAIIGNIGHFDNEIDMAGLAKVPGIRRNPIKPQYDEWVFPDGRGILVLAEGRLLNLGCATGHPSFVMSASFTNQVLAQIDLALNAAGKPTLSGTQYQSGKVYVLPKRLDEQVARLHLDHLGVRLTELTPDQAAYIGVGKHGPFKPEHYRY; from the coding sequence ATGACGACGCGGAGCGCCACCACGACCACCGGCAACACCGGGCTTGAGTTCAGGGTGCGCGACCTCGCCCTGGCGGAACTGGGACGCAAGGAGATCACCCTCGCCGAGCACGAGATGCCGGGGTTGATGTCGGTGCGGCGCGAGCATGCCGCCACGAAACCCTTGAAGGGATTCCGCGTTGCGGGTTCGCTGCACATGACCGTGCAGACGGCCGTGCTGATCGAGACGCTTGTTGAACTCGGAGCGGACGTGCGATGGGCCTCATGCAACGTCTTCAGCACGCAGGATCCCGCCGCGGCAGCGGTTGTGGTCGGGCGCGACGGCACGCCGGGCGACCCGCGGGGGGTGCCCGTCTTCGCGTGGAAGGGCGAGACGCTGGAAGAGTACTGGTGGTGCACGAAGCAGGCGCTCACCTGGCCGGACGGTCGCGGCCCGACGCTGATCGTCGATGACGGTGGCGACGCCACGCTCCTCATCCACAAGGGCGTCGAGTTCGAGAAGGCCGGCCGCGTGCCTGACTACAACGAGGCCCGCGACCCCGAGGAGTGGAAGTGGGTGCTGCACACGATCCGTGAGACGATCCGCGAGACATCCGGCTGGTTCACGCGCGTCGCGGCCGAGATCAGGGGCGTGAGCGAGGAGACGACCACAGGTGTCCACCGGCTCTACGAGATGAGCAGGGCGGACACGCTCCTCTTCCCAGCCATCAACGTCAACGACAGCGTCACCAAGAGCAAGTTCGACAACATCTACGGCTGCCGCCACTCGCTGCTCGACGGCCTGAACCGCGCCACGGACGTCATGCTCAGCGGCAAGGTCGCGGTCGTGTGCGGGTACGGCGAGGTCGGCAAGGGCTGTTGCCAGGCGCTCAAGGGCCAGGGATGCCGGGTCATCGTCACCGAGATCGACCCGATCTGCGCGCTCCAGGCCGCGATGGAGGGATACGAGGTCAAGAGGATCGAGGACGTCGTCGAGTTCGCCGACGTCTTCGTCACCGCGACGGGCAACAAGGACGTCATCACCGTCGACCACATGAAGCGGATGAAGAACAAGGCCATCATCGGCAACATCGGGCACTTCGACAACGAGATCGACATGGCGGGGCTTGCCAAGGTGCCCGGCATCCGCCGCAACCCCATCAAGCCGCAATACGACGAGTGGGTCTTCCCGGACGGGCGGGGCATCCTCGTGCTCGCCGAGGGACGGCTCCTGAACCTCGGTTGCGCAACCGGCCACCCCAGTTTCGTGATGAGCGCGAGCTTCACCAACCAGGTGCTCGCGCAGATCGACCTCGCCCTGAACGCGGCTGGCAAGCCCACGCTCTCCGGCACGCAATACCAGTCAGGCAAGGTCTACGTGCTGCCCAAGCGGCTCGACGAGCAGGTCGCCCGCCTGCACCTCGATCACCTCGGCGTGCGCCTGACGGAACTGACGCCCGACCAGGCGGCGTACATCGGCGTCGGGAAGCACGGGCCGTTCAAGCCAGAACACTACCGCTATTGA